A window of Planctomycetota bacterium contains these coding sequences:
- a CDS encoding DUF1446 domain-containing protein: MKRSIRVGNAHAFWGDRLAAARELLALEPGLDYLVMDFLAEVSMSILAGQRERDPAAGFVRDVLTVVADLAAFWSTGGRCRVIVNAGGLDPAGCAAACRRVIEEAGCRAVTIGVVAGDDVLGSLRAGGGPDAFTNLDSGAALDTVRDRLVTANAYLGAGPVVEALAAGADLVITGRVADPSPVVAACRHAFAWPADDHDLTAGATVAGHLLECGTQVTGGISTDWLDVPAPESIGFPVAEIAADGSCVITKAAGSGGRVTTATVKEQLVYEIGDPGRYLSPDATVSFLGLEVTEIGPDRVRVAGARGGPPPESLKVSATYRDGFRAAATLTMFGPESVTKARRCGAIVLGRLAAAGHRFRDTLVECLGQGDSVPVLPPDLVPTDAWETVLRIAVEADDAAPVEAFTREVMPLVTAGPQGTTGYAEGRPRVHRLLRYWPCLVRADRVIPTMTTLVTADTGPARRPAPAPAPVRAAFATPPAAPPPGPPRRLLDVAFGRSGDKGTGANVGILVRDPADWPWLVSWLTAERVAAWLGPLGVEEVTAYPLPALGGINFVVRGVLRRGLRNDAQGKALAQAVLAMPLDAPPTR, encoded by the coding sequence GTGAAGCGCTCGATCCGCGTCGGCAATGCCCATGCCTTCTGGGGCGACCGCCTCGCGGCCGCACGGGAGCTGCTGGCGCTCGAGCCCGGCCTCGACTACCTCGTGATGGACTTCCTCGCCGAGGTGTCGATGTCGATCCTCGCCGGGCAGCGCGAGCGCGACCCGGCGGCGGGGTTCGTCCGCGACGTGCTCACCGTCGTGGCCGACCTGGCGGCCTTTTGGTCGACCGGCGGGCGCTGCCGCGTGATCGTCAACGCCGGGGGGCTCGACCCCGCCGGCTGCGCCGCCGCCTGCCGGCGCGTGATCGAGGAGGCGGGCTGCCGCGCGGTGACGATCGGCGTCGTCGCCGGCGACGACGTGCTCGGGTCGCTCCGCGCCGGCGGCGGCCCCGATGCGTTCACGAACCTCGACTCGGGTGCCGCGCTCGACACGGTGCGCGATCGGCTCGTGACCGCCAACGCCTACCTCGGAGCAGGGCCGGTCGTCGAGGCGCTGGCTGCCGGGGCCGATCTGGTGATCACCGGCCGGGTCGCCGATCCCTCCCCCGTGGTCGCCGCCTGCCGCCATGCGTTCGCGTGGCCTGCCGACGACCACGACCTCACCGCCGGTGCTACCGTGGCCGGCCACCTCCTCGAATGCGGCACGCAGGTCACCGGCGGGATCTCGACCGACTGGCTCGACGTGCCCGCGCCGGAGTCGATCGGATTCCCGGTCGCCGAGATCGCCGCCGACGGCTCGTGCGTGATCACCAAGGCCGCCGGGAGCGGCGGCCGGGTGACGACGGCGACGGTCAAGGAGCAGCTCGTCTACGAGATCGGCGACCCCGGCCGGTACCTGAGCCCCGATGCGACGGTGTCGTTCCTCGGCCTCGAGGTGACCGAGATCGGCCCCGACCGGGTCCGCGTCGCCGGGGCGCGCGGGGGGCCGCCCCCGGAGTCGCTCAAGGTCAGCGCCACCTACCGCGACGGGTTCCGCGCCGCCGCCACGCTCACCATGTTCGGTCCCGAGTCGGTGACCAAAGCGCGCCGCTGCGGCGCGATCGTGCTCGGGCGCCTGGCCGCCGCCGGCCACCGCTTCCGCGACACGCTCGTCGAATGCCTCGGCCAGGGAGACAGCGTTCCGGTGCTGCCCCCCGATCTCGTTCCCACAGACGCCTGGGAGACGGTGCTGCGGATCGCGGTCGAGGCCGATGACGCGGCGCCCGTCGAGGCCTTCACGCGCGAAGTGATGCCGCTGGTCACCGCCGGGCCGCAGGGCACGACCGGCTACGCCGAGGGGCGGCCGCGCGTCCACCGGCTGCTCCGCTACTGGCCGTGCCTGGTGCGCGCCGATCGCGTCATCCCGACGATGACGACGCTCGTCACCGCCGACACCGGCCCGGCGCGGCGCCCGGCCCCCGCGCCGGCTCCGGTTCGGGCGGCCTTCGCGACACCGCCTGCCGCCCCGCCGCCCGGGCCGCCGCGGCGCCTCCTCGACGTCGCCTTCGGCCGTAGCGGCGACAAGGGCACCGGCGCCAACGTCGGGATCCTCGTCCGCGATCCGGCCGACTGGCCGTGGCTCGTGTCGTGGCTCACCGCCGAGCGCGTCGCGGCGTGGCTCGGGCCGCTCGGTGTCGAGGAGGTCACGGCCTATCCGCTCCCGGCCCTCGGCGGGATCAACTTCGTCGTCCGCGGCGTCCTCCGCCGCGGTCTCCGCAACGATGCCCAGGGGAAGGCGCTCGCCCAGGCGGTGCTCGCCATGCCCCTCGACGCTCCCCCGACCCGGTGA
- a CDS encoding AMP-binding protein — MAGVRTNDGEASLSGGNAPWVDGLSIGAVLRATAACHPDATAVVFCATGWRRTWREFDAEVDSVAAALLAAGFRRGDHFGVWATNVPEWVLLQFATARIGVVLVTVNPSYRPAELAFAIGQADLAGLAVVDRFKSTDYHAAVAEVVPELAAATPGRIESATFPRLRSVISLRGPTPPGMVGWDELVAGGRAVAPEALSAAEAAVTPADPINIQFTSGTTGVPKGATLSHRNILLNAFYAGVAQRFSPADALCIPVPLYHCFGCVLGTLCGIVHGAAMVFPAESFQPEATLAALEAERCTVLYGVPTMFIALLEHPDYPRRDLGSLRTGIMAGSPCPIELMRRVTGEMGAREMTIGYGQTEAAPLITQTHCDDPLEIRVGTVGRALPGVEVKIVDPATGQALGDGLPGELCARGHGVMLGYYKMPEMTAKAIDADGWLHTGDIALREPGGTFRITGRIKDLVIRGGENIFPREIEEVLHAHPAVRDVQVIGVPDRKFGEQVMAWVALRDGRTATADELKEFCKARLAYFKVPHYWKFVDIFPTTVTGKVQKFRMREIAIDELGLQDVARIETA; from the coding sequence ATGGCAGGAGTGCGCACGAACGACGGCGAAGCGTCGCTTTCCGGAGGTAACGCCCCGTGGGTCGACGGCCTGTCGATCGGCGCGGTGCTCCGGGCCACGGCAGCCTGCCATCCCGACGCCACGGCCGTCGTGTTCTGCGCGACCGGCTGGCGGCGGACGTGGCGCGAGTTCGACGCCGAAGTCGACTCCGTAGCCGCGGCGCTGCTCGCGGCGGGATTCCGCCGCGGCGACCATTTCGGCGTCTGGGCGACGAACGTCCCGGAATGGGTCCTGCTCCAATTCGCGACGGCCCGGATCGGCGTCGTGCTGGTGACGGTCAATCCGTCGTACCGTCCCGCCGAGTTGGCGTTCGCGATCGGCCAGGCCGACCTGGCGGGGCTGGCCGTGGTCGACCGCTTCAAGTCGACCGACTACCACGCCGCCGTCGCCGAGGTGGTCCCCGAACTGGCGGCCGCGACGCCCGGCAGGATCGAGTCGGCGACGTTCCCGCGGCTCCGGTCGGTGATCTCGCTGCGCGGCCCGACGCCGCCGGGGATGGTCGGTTGGGATGAGCTCGTCGCCGGCGGGCGGGCCGTCGCGCCGGAGGCGCTGTCCGCCGCCGAGGCGGCCGTCACGCCGGCCGACCCGATCAACATCCAGTTCACCTCCGGCACCACCGGCGTGCCCAAGGGGGCGACGCTCTCCCACCGCAACATCCTCCTCAACGCCTTCTATGCCGGCGTCGCCCAGCGTTTCTCGCCGGCCGACGCGCTGTGCATCCCCGTGCCGCTGTACCACTGCTTCGGCTGCGTGCTCGGCACGCTGTGCGGGATCGTCCACGGGGCGGCGATGGTGTTTCCGGCCGAGTCGTTCCAGCCCGAGGCCACGCTGGCGGCGCTCGAGGCGGAGCGCTGCACGGTGCTGTACGGCGTGCCGACGATGTTCATCGCGCTGCTCGAGCATCCCGACTATCCGCGCCGCGACCTCGGCTCGCTCCGCACCGGGATCATGGCCGGGAGCCCCTGCCCGATCGAGCTGATGCGGCGCGTGACCGGCGAGATGGGGGCGCGCGAGATGACGATCGGCTACGGACAGACCGAGGCGGCCCCGCTGATCACGCAGACGCACTGCGACGATCCGCTCGAGATCCGCGTCGGCACCGTCGGCCGGGCGCTTCCCGGCGTCGAGGTGAAGATCGTCGATCCGGCCACGGGCCAGGCGCTCGGCGACGGCCTGCCCGGTGAACTGTGCGCCCGCGGCCACGGCGTGATGCTCGGGTATTACAAGATGCCGGAGATGACCGCCAAGGCGATCGACGCCGACGGCTGGCTCCACACCGGCGATATCGCGCTCCGCGAGCCCGGCGGGACGTTCCGGATCACCGGCCGGATCAAGGACCTGGTGATCCGCGGCGGCGAAAACATCTTCCCGCGCGAGATCGAGGAGGTCCTCCACGCCCATCCCGCCGTTCGCGACGTCCAGGTGATCGGCGTCCCCGACCGGAAGTTCGGCGAGCAGGTGATGGCCTGGGTGGCGCTCCGCGACGGCCGCACGGCGACGGCCGACGAGCTGAAGGAGTTTTGCAAGGCGCGGCTCGCCTACTTCAAGGTGCCGCACTACTGGAAGTTCGTCGATATCTTCCCGACGACCGTCACGGGAAAGGTGCAGAAGTTCCGGATGCGCGAGATCGCGATCGACGAGCTCGGCCTCCAAGATGTCGCCCGGATCGAAACGGCCTGA
- a CDS encoding enoyl-CoA hydratase/isomerase family protein, whose translation MFATLDRPERRNALSIALLDSLVAGLDRLAGDGTTRVVILRGAGPVFCAGLDLAEAADETLVERSAQGVARALERLGGDELVTIAAVHGGAYAGGVGLASGCDLVIAASDAKLGFPEARRGLLPALVCDVLRTKVRRGDLTELFLVGEPIDAPRARDIGLVQRVVPAARLEPEALAVADAILAGGPDTIRRTKALIRHAFGWPGDDAAAAAAAIAEHLVGRRSDEATEGLRAFLEKRPPSWSPSR comes from the coding sequence GTGTTCGCCACCCTCGACCGCCCCGAACGGCGCAACGCCCTCTCGATCGCCCTCCTCGATTCCCTCGTCGCCGGGCTCGACCGCCTGGCCGGCGACGGCACGACGCGCGTCGTGATCCTCCGCGGCGCCGGGCCGGTGTTCTGCGCGGGGCTCGACCTCGCCGAAGCGGCCGACGAAACGCTCGTCGAGCGATCGGCGCAGGGGGTTGCCCGGGCGCTCGAGCGGCTCGGCGGCGACGAGCTGGTGACGATCGCCGCGGTCCACGGCGGCGCCTACGCCGGCGGCGTCGGCCTGGCCAGCGGCTGCGACCTGGTGATCGCCGCCTCCGACGCCAAGCTCGGCTTCCCCGAGGCGCGGCGCGGGCTGCTTCCCGCGCTCGTCTGCGACGTGCTGCGGACGAAAGTGCGCCGCGGCGACCTGACCGAGCTGTTTCTCGTCGGCGAGCCGATCGACGCCCCCCGCGCCCGCGATATCGGCCTGGTACAGCGCGTGGTGCCGGCGGCGCGGCTCGAGCCCGAGGCACTGGCGGTGGCCGACGCGATCCTCGCCGGTGGCCCGGACACGATCCGCCGCACCAAGGCGCTGATCCGCCACGCCTTCGGCTGGCCGGGCGACGACGCCGCCGCCGCGGCCGCCGCGATCGCCGAGCACCTCGTCGGCCGGCGCAGCGACGAGGCGACCGAAGGGCTCCGCGCGTTTCTCGAGAAGCGCCCGCCGTCGTGGTCGCCGTCGCGGTAG